The Cannabis sativa cultivar Pink pepper isolate KNU-18-1 chromosome 8, ASM2916894v1, whole genome shotgun sequence genomic interval gtattattaccgtcaaaaattaaacttaggtatttatctacAATCgaaagttaaacttaagtatccATGTCGCACATTactctatatatttatactagGACAGTTTCTCCTTAGagaacatataattaatctttTCACCTTTCATCCCTACCAAAGAACCTTTCGTGATCCTCAAACTTCCGTGCATGGACTTGTATCTGTATCCTTCGTCCTCGAGTGCATCCAAGGATATGAGGTTTCGTCTAAGGTCCGAGATGTGTCTTACGTTTGTCAGCACCTTGATTCTGCCATTATACTGTTTGATGGCCACCTTTCCAGTTCCAATGACCCTGCACGAATGATTATTACACATTAAAACTTTACCTCCATAAATTgatttgtaataaaaaaaaaatgactctcGATTTGGACACATGTGATAAGTGCATCCGGAATCGAGAATCCACTCCCTGTTCATTGACGACTCTGAGATAGAGAACGGCTCTCCGTCCGTGGAACAATCGTCACCATCTTCAATGATTGCAATAGAGTCTTTCCCATGATGATGGTGCCGGAAGTCCTTCCTATCTCCATTATGAGATTTGTTAAAGCTTTGTTGCTCCTTGTACTTCTGCTTGTCAAATCTTTCAAGTGTCAAGACTTTCCACAGAAGTAACACTTCTTTATGTCCTTCTCTCTGGACTTCGATTTTGATTGAGAGTAGTGGTGTTTACTCTTCAAACTTGCTTTCTTGGGTGATCCTCCTCTTGCCAAatacacttcttctttcttggatTCCTTCTCCAACTGTAATTCGAAATCTTTCGACTTAAGTGTGGCAAGAATATCTTCCAACGTAATAACATCCCCGCCATACTTGATGGCTGCCTTAACTTCTTGATATGCGATTAGAAGTGATCTTAACAAGATGATGGCTTGGCTTTCTTCATTACCCTTGTGATTTATGTTAGCCAAACCTACAATAATCTCATTGAATCTATCATTATTCTCATCTAAAGAAAGGGAAGAAATCATTCTAAACCCGTATAACCTTTCTAGCAAAGTAATCTTGCTAGCAATTGATGGCTTCAGGTACAATTCTTCCAATTTATCCCGAACTCCTTTCGCCGACTTCTTCGAAATGAGTTTTCTTCGAACATTGTTTGATAGATACTTGACGATCGTATAGTACGCCATTTCCTCCATTTCTGCGTTTTCCTCTAGTGTCTTTTCTGCTAATAACTTCTCATAAGAACCTTAGAAACTTTCTAGTGCTCAAGGATCCCTTTCAGACTTTCTCTCCTAGAGCAAAGTTCTCAGTTCCATCAAATTTCTCCAATTCAAATCTCGCCATTGTGACATTCAAGTTTCTTCAAGATTTATAGTGGAATGAATCTTGATTCTGCGATCTTGATCGATTACCAAGCTCTGATTTGTGGAAAAATTATGACTAATGATGCAGAATCAAGATGATGGAAACTTTGAGCATTCAAACAATTAGCAATGACAAGATTAACAATCAAGAACAACAATCGAATAAGAAATAGAAGCAAACATAGTATGTAAAACTAGAAAACAATAActgtaaaaaataaagaaatcaaCACCAAGATTCTATAATGGCTCAAGTTCGATAGATCGATGTGATCTATGGCTCTACTCTAATTCTGGAACACCACCGTAATtcttctttattgattgagcaagaaTAGGTACAATACAGTCGAGACGAGATTCCTGTTGAGTTCTCACAAAGTATTTCAACTTTGACACTTTACACccaagaatcttcttcatctacAGAAGATTCTTTCTCTCTACCTCCcaatcttctctctctctcaaactctcAATATCCTCTAATTGGAGTACTAAACCTCGTGTGTCTTAATCGCATCTCAAATATAACGAGTCAATGTGGTATTTATAGCCTTAGGATCAAGATCCTAAAGTCGGTGGCTGCAAGAAACGaggttgttaagttagttagaaATAATTAACTTAACCAAATCATGTTCGAGCAAAGTCTCCATGTTAACTTAAGTACCAGAGCCTCCGAGAACATAAATGAGCTTTCGGACTCGAGGGCCACAAACCCTTGCCAAATTAAGAATTAATGAAAGTAGTTTGTGGGTTTCTCTGATAGGATTTGTGGGTTTCTCTATAATCTTTGTCGGCTAAGGGATGTCTCTTCTTTGTTGGGACTGAGGAGTCAATCTAAGTTCATGGGTTTCTCTAATAAGATTTGgggtgctctctctctctcctcaaaTAGTGAGTCTCTTTCTCTCACTGAATGAAATGATATGGAGTTGTTCTCATTCAATGGTTTTGCAATGAATAAAAGCATTTCATTTCTTAGATTTgttgtatttttgtttttttatggtGTGATTTGAATACGAAAAACATGCAGgttgtggtggtggtggtgggagTTGGTGGGATGGTGGTTTCGATGGTGGTGGATTTGAGGAAGATGAGGGAGTGTTTTTGGTTATGAGTTTTATgatttttggtttaatttagtttaatttaatttttaaagttttttttaatttaaaatgaatttttaaataatttttataatgtttaaataataaAGTTAGCTGGACCAATATAAATGGGATACGTGtacaaaaatatacacacaAGCAATCCATGTTGGCACTTAGCTATGCTAAATGGATGACACTTTAAACTTACTAAGAGATGAGTAGTTTGGAGGGGTTTACAAGTAAAATTTGAGATTAGAGGGTTAAATGAAAGTAAAATGAGAGTTGGGAGGGTTTAGCTACAAAAaactcaaagaaaaaaaatatcatgacAAATCTTCATAACTTACAAGCTAACCTAaatttgtttgaaaaattaataataaatctaatatcaatttgtatataatatagaaCACTATAATAATAGATAACAATTACGTATACgaacctgattgatccatagtaATTACcgcaatttgatagtgcaatattatgaactaagtcttcctccctaggtctctaaatcagaagcagttttatttatctgattatcaaaagtatGCAATTATGATGAggcaatatgtatttatagagttagggagggacttagctacataacTCTAGTTGGACTGGATCTGCCCATCAAAGACTTCAGTCAAGTCAAAAAATCCACACTtatgcttcacctagactttacacataTAGACGCTAAGCCTATTAATCACTAATAATATGAGCTAAGATAGCAAATAAACATGCAATCAATTCAAGTTTTAAGAAAGTGTAAcaaaatttatttagtaaaattAGTTAATTCACTTACCCTTAAATTTACACATAAAGTTCCCGATGGAATGTTTGAGTCTCCACTCTCCTCGCTATTTGTTTTTATTGCACTTTTATAACTGCAGTTTAATGAAGCTAACTGGTTGCGTTATCATAATTAATGTTAAGAGTCCTTGTTAACATCTTCAGTAAATACCAAATTGAAAGATGCCATTGatctcaataataaataaactttcTGTTTCAGTTTTCCTTTTCATTTTAAATCTACATATCATACACTTCATTTTCAGCTATATTCATTCTCCTCATGGCTCAACCGATCCGAAACTCTATCAGAATACTTGATATCTCCAATGTTACTCCCTTTCTCTCTGACTCGCCTGACTCGGTCACCGAGTTCTCTCTCCCACTCACCTTCCTCGACACCTTCTCATTCAAATTCCCACCTATAGAGTGCCTCTTCTTTTACTCCATTAAAACCTCAGACCCATCTCTAATGGCTTCCACACTCTCCAATCTCAGGCACTCCCTTTCACTCACTCTCCAATACTTCCTCCCTCTTGCCGGGAAACTCACTTGGCCACCAACTTCTCCAAAACCCTCCATTCTTTACAAACCCGGCGACTCTGTTTCGTTCACCCTCGCTGAGTTTACTGTGGCTTTCCACCATTTCACAAGAAAACATATCCATGGAGCTGCAGAGTCACGTCCCCTCATTCCTAACTTGGTTATAAACGACGTGTCGTCTTCCATAATGGCTCTGCAAATCACTCTGTTTCCCAACATTGGGCTCTGCATCGGGGCCACCTTCCACCATGCTGTTCTCGATGGGAAATCATCGGCCATGTTCATGAAATCTTGGGCTTACATATCTAAAACCAATACACCATTGTCACCGGAACTTACCCCTTTTTACGACCGGACCACCATTAAAGACCCGGACGATCTATACACTACGTATTTAAACCGATGGTTAGCCAACACGGCCTCTGTTAAGGAACCAGAGGCCCCGTCCGATTGGGTTCGAGCAACTTTCGAACTGAAACGTGGGGAAATAAACAATCTCCGGAGATGGGTTTCGATGCAATGGGAAGAAGGAAATAAATCAGCTCGAAATCTCAATGCCTCTCCTCTTCGATTGACCTCATTTGTCCTGGCCTCTGCTTACGTTTTGACCACCATGGTCAAAGCCACAGAAGGTGAAACCAACAGGAAGGTTTACTTCATCGTCACGGCCAATTACCGACGACGTTTAGATCCACCGTTGCCAGAAAACTACTTCGGGAACTGTGTTGGGAGTCATCTCGGGTACGCGGGTGAGGCCGGGGAGATATCAAAGGAAAACGGCTCTGCCATTGTTGCGGGAAAGATTAGTGAGGTGATAAACGAGTTTGAGAAGAAAGGAGTAATGGAAGGAGCAAAGGAGAGGATTAAGAGTTGGGGTGTACTGGGAACGGAGTCGCAAATGGTTGCCATAACTTGGTCACCTCAATTCGATATTTACAACTGTGATTTTAGTTGGGGCAAGCCTCAAAAGATCGAAATATCATCTGTTCATAGAAAAACAATTTCCTTGATGGAGTCCAAAGATGGAAGTGGAGGTTTAGAGATCGGTTTGGTTTTGAAGAAGCATGAAATGGATCGTTTTGATAATCTCTTCGGGACCAATATTGAAACTCTGTAAAAGCAGCAGAAGCTACTTGTTTAACTTctgtattaacaaagtatagttctatatataaataagggtaaattgcggtataaatacgtattgttttatattttaCACATTTAAAtgtctaatgtttatttttggaagTAAAACTACCAAATATTACAATTCTGTTACACCGTTACTACTATTAATGTTGACTCATAAATATAGACACGTGAAGGGTTCAAAtgcatttcatttatttttattttatttaaaaacttactttttttatatcaaaatttaaatgcTACttgttccaaaaaaaaaaaaaaaccagttcaATCATGTATCATGTTCTATATACTGTACTGGTTCACTTAGCTATGGTAATTTAGTATtgcatttctatttttttttaaacaagtagtatttagtttttgatattaagaatattaaattttaaataaaataaataaatgtaatgcatttgAGTCCTCCACGTGTCTATATTTATGATAAGTTAACGAAAGTTGTAGTAATAGTGTAAGAGTATTGTAACATTATTTTTgccttcaaaaataaaattagatatttaagtgtataaaatctgaaataTTACGTATTTATGACGCAATTTACCTTGAAAATAATTACATctcaataaaatataaagatatattttataaatttatttaggtataattaataattttattttaaattataatacatataaatattatatttactcaaaaataattctattataatatagtattaagaatTGTGTATTGTTATAGttgttatattaatattttttagtgttttgatatttttaaattaaatttaaatatttaaaattaatttttcttatatatatatttaactgtTAGTTTTAACCGTTAAAACCAAACTAACAATATCCATACCATAATCACATCTAATATAAgagaaatacaatatataaatattactataaatatatattgggggtttttattttattttctatacctTTAGTATATTTCTTTAATTCAATAATACTATATCTTAATATCTTATTATTTCATTCACTTTTATATAATCTTCATCATTCGACTTCTTCATCCAGCTTCTCCTATTCTACTTCCCATTCGATGACAGTGGAACATTTGGTTTCAATCTTAAAATTGCTTCAATCTACTTCAAAATTATAGTGCATCTTGACTAATATCAatccaattcattcttaatactggccatttttttcttcacaatgATGTCATTTTCCCGATCAAGCTCCGACGACCTTCACTCAGCATAGAAATTCTTTTGTCAATTGAAAATATAAAGCAACAATTCTCATCTTTTATATATAAGAACTCTCAACCATTATTATTTTGGAATTAGCTTCAATACCTAAATTGGACTTGGAATAAAATTATGTCACCCACAATCGAAATTTGGTTGAATCTTTGCCGCAATAAGTTTTGGGGACAtaaattttggttttttttgttcttaaaaTTCTCAGTTAATTATTGAGTTATGCAAAGTCATAGGTATGCGAAGACAAAGACAATGTCTCATTcgtttaaagaaaaaaaaatgaagagagGTTGAGGTTCCTTCCATGATGAGCTTGATTCCCTTAATGTTGATGCCATGCTCAGAAAGTTTAAAGCTAGATTGAAGAACATTCATGTTGTAGATAATGTTATAATCTAATTTCGAATCAAAAACCAATCTTTCTTAATTTCTCATTCCCTTATATTCTCCCTTTgtcattttctttatttttttagattGTCATCTTTTTCTCTCAAACCAAACTATTCAATGATAAATCACCATAATTAGTACAAATGAAATACAGAGCTTAGCATGCAAATATTCTACTTTTTTTCTAGGTGGGTAAGTTATATAAGTGGATCATCAAGACtattccataaaaaaaaaaagagttgtaagaatattaataaaatgCATTGCCTATCATTGCTACTTTTGTAAGaacttttctattttatattttgttattttcacaTTAAGTGCTACACCATTTGGTTCTTTGTTGTTTTTGCATAGAGTTGTTATAAGGATTGCTCTATTTAActtttttgttacttttatatAGGATTGCTCTATTTTattctttgttatttttacgATGTAAGGGTTATTTGATTCATATTTTCAGATAGCTACGGTTTTTCCTAAGGGTCGTTGTAAGGGTTTCTCTATTTGATTCTATGTTATTTTCACATAGATCATTGTTATAAGAATTGTTCTATTTGattctttagtttttttatcTTCATATAGGTTTGTTGTTAGggttgttctattttattatttgttattctcACATATAGGGATGTTGTAAGGGTTGCTCCATTTAATTCTTTGTTCTTTTCACATAGGATTGCTATAATGATTGTCATAAGGGTTGTTCTatcattacaaaaaatattacttttagtcacaacaaaatttgtgattaCATATAAAAAAGGTGtggttaattataaattatcattattgtgttgtgactaaaatgtctgtggctaaaagtattagtcacaaaaattacaatttattgtgactaaaactaaattactaACAACTTGttactaaatactatgttttagtcacaagtaactttttgttgtgactaaaagtctcatttagtcacaaaaaatttatgttgtgactaaaaattgtCACTAAAGGTAGCagtttttttgtagtgtatatatgattctttgttatttttcatcaCATAAGGTGGCCATATTAATTGCTTTATTtgattcattattatttatagatggctaattagtaatttttttccctgaactttgacatgtaccaaatcgtgCCCCATGaactttttttgccgttaaaaattccccccgaactattgagattgttaaatttaagaacttttgtctaatttcattcaattttatcgtttcagtgattgtttatgtactaaatcatgctcccagactttgatatctaccaaatcatgtccctcaaactttgatatgtactaaatcatgtcccttgaactctcatccatgttagaatttttttactaaaattagacaaaagtccttaaatttaacaatctcaatagttcagagagaatttttaacggcaaaaaaagttcaggaggcatCATTTGGTACATCCAATGTGCCCACCGATTATGGTATAGACCATATCTTTCATAGTGTAAATTTCTGCCTATCTAGTTTCAAGGAGAAAAGTTGCTTTAGGGTATTGCTAAAGGGGTTTACTCCTATTGGAGAATTCGATGATGTTGCAACTTGTAGAGCAGCAGTATTTTTGGTTGGTGTTGTGCTTTGGTTTGAAGCTGTGTTTTAGGtagatttttaaataatagGATTGACATTTTATGGGTTTTGGCTGGTAGACTCTACGGCAGGGGCTAAATTGCTTTGACACCAATTGAACTTTATAGAAAACTTTAGAAAATAGTGATATCACAGCTCAAACGAAGcagaaaaatatttcatttataaGCAAAGTTAGACCAATTCATTATAACGTCCCTGCTTCAAGTCtctattgggcccttacactcACGCAATTAtctcaggtcaagcacgcttaatcgtATAAAGTTCTTTtgtgatgggctaccaaaaaacaagatacaccttgttgatataagtagtaccaatcaatccatttaaatcgtctttaactgtgtagtctcatacctgCACAGTCGTTCAGAAAACTTCTTAGGAGGTCACTTATTTTGAAATTACGTactccaagtcaagcacgcttaaccatGGATTtatttcgtgatgggctaccgaaaaacaagatgcaccttgttgatataaatAGCTAGTATGAATCAATCCATTTAGGCACTCTTCAACTttgtagtctcatacctacacagtctcagaatcatcacacttggcTGTCTCCAAGCAATTACGATTGTATAGCTTatctgttattttttttttatagatcaCGGGCaggcccggccctgggcataggcgggctaggcctgtgcctagggcccacccagcCCAGGGGCCTAAAATTTTTTTCTcctcttttaaaaatatataatttttttttattgattttgaaaaataccatattttttttaacataagggtccaaaaaaaaaaaaatttccctgTGACCCACTTTGTTTCAGGGCCAGCCCTGATCACGGGACTACGAACAGTCACATTTGTAAAAGAGAGTAGCCTAACTCTAAGGACCTCACAAGTGTAAataaagagcattgctattaggcaccggTGGTGCCTAACACCTTCTCGATATGTCGCGTTACGATTGATTTGCGATACttcctaaaagttattatattaaattatataatactcAATACTTAGTTGAACCAATAATGATATCGACACATAAGAAAGTGTTAGGCACCACTGgtaccctttagcatttctcttaaaaaaaaatgcacAAATTAAAATACTATCGTTTGCACAGAATACAAGATTGATCAAATACTAACAAACTTTCATGTGCTAGGAACCAAAGTGTTGAATAAAATCCACTTATAACCAGTCCTCTTTACAAATATCCACAtcagcaaaaatacaaacagtTTAAAAAGCAAGCAAGACTCGATCCTAGggtggcttcgcctctagtggatcaagacttagtagttagttacaactgatgttgtaactaactcctaaGGCTTTGATCAACCGACACAacaacaatatataaatatacagatCAAAGCAGAAAAACCTAGATCTACTACATTGAATACAGAGAAAAacagaaatagagagagagagaaggagaaaACCCTAGTTTGAGTCTTCAGCTCCAAGATCCAACCATGAGAATCCAGATCTCATGGTGAGAAGCTCGAAGAAGCAGTACATGCacagagaaagaaaagaagagagttaGATCGAGAATAAAACACAgagaaaaacaacaaaacaaagtGTAAAGAAAGAAATCGAGCTTACCTGATCGATTTCTGTGACAGGAAGCTCCCAAAAGTTTGTAAACAAACCTTGTGATAGTGGATATCAAGCTTCTATCTCTGAGAAGAGCTTGACAGAGACGTAGCCCAGATTTGGGTGAACTCTGAAACAAATTTCTGGTGTTTTCTCTCCTTatctttcattttcttttcatctAACCTAAAAgctatgtgtgtgtgtgtttagaTCTGAGTTTTTCTGGGCTTTCTGGGTTTCTAGGGTTTGGAATCGAGCAAGTTCTCAGAGAGAActtgctctgctagggtttcgagTTTGTGAGTGTGTGAGTGAAAAGTGTCTGAGTGTTTGGGATTCTAGACTCTTCTATTGAGTCTTTGAATCAAAGGATTCATACGACATCAAGATTGGTGTCGTGTGGGGTAATACGGGGTCGTATTGGTCTAAGTTTTACTTAGACAAGGAAAGGTCAATTCTGACCTTGAGACTGATATTATAAGCTTTGTTGGTGTAGGGTTAAAACAGTAAAAtcctacagtggtatcagagcctggTTTGGCTAAGGAAGATCAACAAAGAATCAAGAAAATATCAGGAAGGAATCTGCAAGAAAATCTTGAAAGAAAGATTGACAAAAAGAACAACACTCAAACAGCAAGAAGATCAAGACTCAAATTCAAACTCAAATTACAGAAATACAAAACTGAGAAATTCTAAAACTCTATCTGTTTcttatcaattttattaaaatgagTAACATAAAAGTTGACATTGATAAATTTGATGGTACAGGGGATTACAGGATCTGGAGAAGGAAAATTAGGTCACTTCTAGCTCAACAGAAACTACTAAGGGTGCTAGATGAACCTATTGAATGGCCAGAAGGAACTTCTAAAATTCAACAAGAAGAATACCTAGAAACTGCTACTGGAATTCTAATCTTCAATCTATCAGATGCTATAATAAGATTAGTAGACAAGGAAGAGACTCCATCAAAGATTTGGAAAAAGCTAGAAGAGCAATTTCAACAGAAATCTTTGACAAACAAGATTTATCTCAAGGAAAGGATTTTTGGGTTCAAAATGAACCAATCCAAGTCCTTAGATCAAAATCTTGATGAGTTCTTGAGGATGCACATTGAGCTTGCAAACTCAGGGGAAAATGAGGCTCTTAGTGATGAAAACCAagccatcatcatacttaattcATTGCCAGAAACTTACAGAGAAGTTAAAACAGCAATTAAGTATGGAAGGACCTCAATCACTCTTGATGAGGTCATCTCTGCCTTAAAATCTAAGGATTTAGAGATGAAATCAGAAAGGAATGGTGGCTCTAATGGTGAACTAAATCTGAGTAGAGGCAGATCTACTCAGAAGAAGCCTTGGCATGGAAAAGGGAGGAGTCAAAGCCATAGCAGGGGTCCAAACAGAGGACAGAACAAGGGCAGACCTAATTCTAAAGGGCCACAAGACACAGATGGTTGTTACAACTGTGGGAAACCTggacatttcaagaaagattgctatTTCTTGAATAAAAACAGAAAGAACAAATTTAATGGACAAAGAACTGATTACAATTCAGAGTCCAGAAATCCTAAGGGCAAAACAGATCAACAAAATGCTAATTTCAGTGATTGTTATGAAAATGGGGAAGTTTATGTTGCAGGATCATCTTTTAAAGATGATTGGATACTTGACTCAGGTTGTACATTTCATATGACTAATAACAGATCTATTTTAACTGATTTCAGGGATTCAACTAAGGGAAAAGTGATTCTAGGGAATGACCAAAGCTGTGAAATTAAAGGAGCAGGAACAGTAGCATTTAAGATGCATGATGGGGTCACTAGATCACTAACTG includes:
- the LOC115700298 gene encoding phenolic glucoside malonyltransferase 1-like, encoding MAQPIRNSIRILDISNVTPFLSDSPDSVTEFSLPLTFLDTFSFKFPPIECLFFYSIKTSDPSLMASTLSNLRHSLSLTLQYFLPLAGKLTWPPTSPKPSILYKPGDSVSFTLAEFTVAFHHFTRKHIHGAAESRPLIPNLVINDVSSSIMALQITLFPNIGLCIGATFHHAVLDGKSSAMFMKSWAYISKTNTPLSPELTPFYDRTTIKDPDDLYTTYLNRWLANTASVKEPEAPSDWVRATFELKRGEINNLRRWVSMQWEEGNKSARNLNASPLRLTSFVLASAYVLTTMVKATEGETNRKVYFIVTANYRRRLDPPLPENYFGNCVGSHLGYAGEAGEISKENGSAIVAGKISEVINEFEKKGVMEGAKERIKSWGVLGTESQMVAITWSPQFDIYNCDFSWGKPQKIEISSVHRKTISLMESKDGSGGLEIGLVLKKHEMDRFDNLFGTNIETL